The Helicobacter sp. MIT 99-5507 genome includes a region encoding these proteins:
- the cgb gene encoding single-domain globin Cgb has translation MTKEQIVIIKECVPILQKNGEDLTKEFYRVLFESYPKVKPMFNEGKQVSGEQPRALALAILMAAKNIENLENTREFVEKVAKTHISLNVKEEHYPLVGECLLKAIKNLLNPNDEVLKAWEAAYGKIAQFYIDIEKSSMKTKNN, from the coding sequence ATGACAAAAGAACAGATTGTAATTATTAAAGAATGTGTGCCAATTTTGCAAAAAAATGGTGAGGATTTAACCAAAGAATTTTATAGGGTATTATTTGAGAGCTATCCTAAAGTAAAGCCAATGTTTAATGAGGGCAAACAAGTATCTGGTGAGCAGCCAAGGGCTTTAGCGTTAGCCATATTAATGGCAGCTAAAAATATAGAAAATTTAGAGAATACAAGAGAGTTTGTAGAGAAAGTTGCTAAGACTCATATAAGTTTAAATGTAAAAGAAGAGCATTATCCGCTTGTTGGGGAATGCCTTTTAAAAGCTATTAAAAATCTTTTAAACCCTAATGATGAAGTGCTTAAGGCTTGGGAAGCAGCCTATGGCAAAATTGCTCAATTTTATATAGATATAGAAAAAAGCTCTATGAAAACCAAAAATAATTAG
- the dnaJ gene encoding molecular chaperone DnaJ, protein MQEIDYYEILEITKTSDKETIKKAYRKLALKYHPDRNADDKGAEEKFKLINEAYQVLSDDNRREIYDKYGKAGLENSGFSGFSDRDFGDVFGDLGSIFESVFGQGFSKRSKRSEFEDDIALELNLSFKEAVFGCKKEIKNKYKKYCKTCNGSGAKSKERCKYCNGEGRVYSRNGFMTFSQTCSHCAGSGELIKDKCTNCSGKKYEVIEEKFSIDIPEGIDTNNRIRASSHGNELPNGKRGDLYIIINVEDDEHFIRDGSDVYIEIPVFFTNIILGGVIKVPSLRGELELKVPQNAKDKERFIFKNEGIKELNSSQKGRFIVQIKITYPQDKLTMEQKKLVEQLHKSFGQTSEPHKTIFDNCIAKIREWLN, encoded by the coding sequence TTGCAAGAGATAGATTATTATGAAATACTAGAGATTACCAAAACAAGCGATAAAGAGACTATAAAAAAAGCATATAGAAAATTAGCTCTTAAATATCACCCAGATAGAAATGCCGATGATAAAGGTGCTGAAGAAAAATTTAAGCTTATAAATGAAGCATATCAAGTTTTAAGCGATGATAATAGAAGAGAAATATATGATAAATATGGCAAAGCAGGACTTGAAAATAGTGGATTTAGCGGATTTAGTGATAGGGATTTTGGTGATGTATTTGGAGATTTAGGCTCGATATTTGAGAGTGTATTTGGTCAAGGATTTAGCAAGAGAAGCAAAAGAAGTGAATTTGAAGATGATATTGCATTAGAATTAAATTTGAGTTTTAAAGAGGCAGTTTTTGGCTGTAAAAAAGAGATAAAAAATAAATATAAAAAATATTGTAAAACTTGTAATGGAAGTGGGGCAAAAAGCAAAGAAAGATGCAAATATTGTAATGGAGAGGGTAGAGTTTATAGTAGAAATGGTTTTATGACTTTTAGTCAAACTTGTTCGCATTGTGCAGGAAGTGGAGAGTTGATAAAAGACAAATGCACTAATTGCAGCGGCAAAAAATATGAAGTAATAGAAGAAAAATTTAGCATTGATATACCAGAGGGAATTGATACAAATAATAGGATTAGGGCTTCATCTCATGGAAATGAATTACCAAATGGAAAAAGAGGTGATTTGTATATCATAATAAATGTAGAAGATGATGAGCATTTTATTCGTGATGGAAGCGATGTATATATAGAAATACCTGTATTTTTTACAAATATCATTCTTGGTGGTGTAATAAAAGTGCCATCTTTACGCGGTGAATTGGAATTAAAAGTGCCACAAAATGCAAAAGATAAAGAAAGATTTATATTTAAAAATGAGGGAATAAAAGAGCTAAATAGCTCACAAAAAGGTAGATTTATAGTGCAAATCAAGATTACTTATCCACAAGATAAGCTTACAATGGAGCAAAAAAAGCTAGTAGAGCAGCTACATAAATCTTTTGGACAGACAAGTGAGCCGCATAAAACGATATTTGATAATTGTATAGCAAAAATAAGAGAATGGCTTAATTAG
- a CDS encoding FUSC family protein has product MIFLKALIALVLALVWYFIDGNLEFAVILFIFLFVVLLFQPRKTKSIQEQDFFKDKINRANERKIHIEEQRLQEQKDANKQKHLKEI; this is encoded by the coding sequence ATGATATTTTTAAAAGCTTTGATTGCCTTAGTATTAGCTTTAGTTTGGTATTTTATTGATGGCAATTTGGAGTTTGCTGTTATTTTATTTATATTTTTATTTGTTGTGTTATTATTTCAACCAAGAAAAACAAAGTCAATACAAGAGCAAGATTTTTTTAAAGATAAGATAAATAGAGCAAATGAGCGTAAAATCCATATAGAAGAGCAAAGACTACAAGAACAAAAAGATGCAAATAAACAAAAACATTTAAAGGAGATTTAA
- a CDS encoding TerB family tellurite resistance protein produces MEILLLIIAGVVLYYLYNGFQDYMKNPYKIEDKEQYKKEYNIDDTPYMPETEQDRIKKTEYGILTMILKCIASADGKICKLEQELLKDMLDDIANELSDYKDARVILQEIFDNNDENLDDLASKFANLTKGEYKKRLKVIEFLFAMAYADEHLDDSEREKIIDVAAIFELNNDDFNRLYDDFENEYSHNIEISKEKALEILGLDENYTKDDLENAYSNKIKENKQNVLLNKNLNKNFNNTSTKILRDIDSAYKILLLKFNQD; encoded by the coding sequence ATGGAAATATTATTATTAATTATTGCTGGTGTTGTTTTATATTATTTATACAATGGATTCCAAGATTATATGAAGAATCCATATAAAATAGAAGACAAAGAGCAGTATAAAAAAGAATATAATATTGATGATACACCATATATGCCAGAAACAGAGCAAGATAGGATTAAAAAAACAGAATACGGAATCCTTACTATGATATTAAAATGCATTGCTAGTGCAGATGGAAAGATATGCAAATTAGAACAAGAATTACTTAAAGATATGCTAGATGATATTGCAAATGAGCTTAGTGATTATAAAGATGCAAGAGTGATATTGCAAGAGATTTTTGATAATAATGATGAGAATCTAGATGATTTAGCAAGTAAGTTTGCTAACCTCACTAAAGGCGAATATAAAAAACGTTTAAAAGTTATCGAGTTTTTATTTGCTATGGCTTATGCAGATGAGCATTTAGATGATAGTGAGAGAGAAAAAATCATTGATGTAGCTGCTATATTTGAGCTAAATAATGATGATTTTAATAGATTATATGATGATTTTGAAAATGAATATAGCCACAATATCGAAATAAGCAAAGAGAAAGCTTTGGAGATTCTAGGATTAGATGAAAATTATACAAAAGATGATTTGGAAAATGCTTATAGCAATAAAATCAAAGAAAACAAACAAAATGTATTATTAAATAAAAATCTAAATAAAAATTTTAATAACACATCAACAAAGATTCTCCGTGATATTGATAGTGCCTATAAAATATTATTACTAAAATTCAATCAAGATTGA
- a CDS encoding alanine racemase, protein MPSFIISKSKLFSNLTFLKNHINSQIACVIKDNAYGHGIDEISSLLVEFGIKSVFVKNNLEANKIKDKFEHITILYPSAFENLGSNIYFSVSSVDCISKIPPNVGIELKVNTGMNRNGIEIFELQNALNLIKQNNIRLIGVFTHNGYGDFGDENLSDEFISQQKKFKILKEKVLEFINKHNMPKPRFHSLSSSGAIKYKNIDDDLVRIGIAMYGYLGISNRFGLKPIAELWADKISSRFLCAGSKIGYDGKYVLKSDCVVSSYDIGYGDGLFRLNENHSELRTKEGYLVLPRMSMDSTSIISNKDRVCIMHDADKIARIFGSISYEILCRISPFIKREIVS, encoded by the coding sequence ATGCCTTCATTTATTATTTCTAAATCTAAACTTTTTTCTAATTTAACATTTTTAAAAAATCATATCAATTCACAAATTGCCTGTGTAATCAAAGATAATGCTTATGGACATGGTATTGATGAGATTAGCTCTTTATTAGTTGAGTTTGGCATAAAAAGTGTGTTTGTAAAAAATAATTTAGAAGCAAATAAAATAAAAGATAAATTTGAACATATAACAATACTATATCCAAGCGCATTTGAAAATTTGGGTAGTAATATTTATTTTAGTGTATCAAGCGTTGATTGTATATCAAAGATTCCGCCAAATGTTGGAATTGAATTAAAAGTAAATACAGGAATGAATAGAAATGGCATAGAAATCTTTGAATTACAAAATGCTTTGAATTTAATAAAACAAAATAATATTAGATTGATTGGTGTATTTACTCATAATGGCTATGGTGATTTTGGAGATGAGAATCTTAGTGATGAATTTATATCACAGCAAAAAAAATTTAAAATTCTAAAAGAAAAAGTATTGGAATTTATTAATAAACACAATATGCCTAAGCCCAGATTCCACTCTCTTAGCTCATCTGGTGCAATTAAATATAAAAATATAGATGATGATTTAGTGCGAATTGGTATTGCAATGTATGGATATTTAGGTATTAGTAATAGATTTGGTTTAAAGCCTATTGCAGAGCTTTGGGCAGATAAAATATCAAGTAGATTCTTATGTGCTGGTAGCAAAATAGGCTATGATGGTAAATATGTATTAAAAAGTGATTGTGTTGTATCAAGTTATGATATTGGATATGGAGATGGTTTGTTTAGATTAAATGAAAATCATAGCGAATTAAGAACAAAAGAAGGCTATCTTGTGCTTCCTAGAATGTCTATGGATTCTACATCAATAATTTCAAATAAAGATAGAGTTTGTATAATGCATGATGCAGATAAAATTGCTAGAATCTTTGGAAGTATTTCTTATGAAATATTATGCAGAATCTCACCATTTATAAAAAGAGAGATAGTATCTTAA
- a CDS encoding DUF5644 domain-containing protein, whose translation MKLDIDVFRFDCQIDYNEYYQNIKVDIDENLRLQELLEEISKKLDNFSYDSASFGFRINDIVVFSNIKINDLVTRFGKKLLFSPISIKYAKKDLLINKDAIFARYKPMLDKLTFLSEESKLEFKKYILLSLISPLDFDDYIGDGYCLYIKCMMIHYKDYADKLLDSISNFDGVLNSMSVKYMIYPPDGSIDNDIEGLQKMLLEKGKSNNVFLNKIIKEVESSYKKLSKQGL comes from the coding sequence GTGAAGCTTGATATTGATGTTTTTAGATTTGATTGTCAAATCGACTATAATGAATATTATCAAAATATAAAAGTTGATATTGATGAAAATCTAAGATTACAAGAGTTGCTAGAAGAAATATCAAAAAAATTAGATAATTTTTCATATGATAGTGCTTCATTTGGGTTTAGGATTAATGATATTGTCGTATTTAGCAATATTAAAATTAATGATTTGGTTACTAGATTTGGCAAAAAGCTTCTTTTTAGTCCAATTTCAATTAAATATGCAAAAAAAGATTTACTAATTAATAAAGATGCTATCTTTGCAAGATATAAACCAATGCTAGATAAACTAACATTTTTAAGTGAAGAATCTAAGCTAGAGTTTAAAAAATATATTTTACTTAGCCTTATAAGCCCGCTTGATTTTGATGATTATATCGGTGATGGATACTGCTTGTATATAAAATGTATGATGATTCATTATAAAGATTATGCAGATAAATTATTAGATAGTATTTCTAATTTTGATGGTGTTTTAAATAGCATGAGTGTAAAATATATGATTTACCCACCTGATGGCTCTATTGATAATGATATAGAAGGATTGCAGAAAATGTTATTAGAAAAAGGAAAATCTAATAATGTTTTTTTGAATAAAATAATAAAAGAAGTAGAATCTTCATATAAAAAATTATCCAAACAGGGGCTATAA
- a CDS encoding heavy metal translocating P-type ATPase, whose product MKCSHCHLEYEKSALFCVNIDGNDEYFCCKGCEGIFRILQENNLTSFYDKLADTKLSPPIDYNDDLARFDSDVFFKKYIKELDKDTLEVSLIITKIHCIACVWLNQKVLNNTDGIIDISINYTNNKAKIIYDKNKITLSKIITIIRSIGYDATIYDPKMLETLNLKERKDYYTRMIVGIFCVMNIMWIAIAQYLGYFLGIDSDIRDILNIAGFLLSTPALFYSGWIFFRGGYYGLKNGFINMDLLISAGSTLTYLYSIYAAITRSGETYFESVAMIITFILIGKFLEVRSRKSAGDKIDSLFDEIPSFINIKKDGNIISISPEEVQIGDIICVAPGQKIIIDGILLSKKALLDSSMLTGESMFVKKEEHDEILSGSINLDYHIEYKAQKSMQDSTMNSIINLIKDSIDKKPDIQNKANSISYVFSTFVLSIAFITFILWWYFVGIDKAIIVSVSVIIIACPCALALATPIATIVGITETYKYKLLFKEARILESFAKVNTIIFDKTGTLTFGTPKVVNLEIFDEFNHGLLAYFVRLNNHPISKGVFEYLNDDSIFVLDDFRLIEQKGIQAKHDGNILLGGSAAFMQEHGIKCEESADFYMSFYYAINDKLVARFSLEDKLKDNAKDVIDYFKANGFKVVLLSGDRKSVVCKIAKNLGISQYYYEQSPKDKSDFIDLLHKDGYKNAFVGDGINDAIALNKSDIAISMWNGSDIAIQSSDIVLLDDKLNSLILAHKLALKTYSTIKQNIAISIIYNLLTIPLACFGFIIPLFAALSMSFSSILVTLNSLKISKTKL is encoded by the coding sequence ATGAAATGCTCTCATTGCCATCTAGAATATGAGAAAAGCGCGCTTTTTTGCGTAAATATTGATGGCAATGATGAATATTTTTGTTGCAAAGGTTGCGAGGGGATTTTTAGAATCTTACAAGAAAATAATCTTACTTCTTTTTATGATAAATTAGCAGATACAAAGCTTTCTCCACCGATTGATTATAATGATGATTTAGCTCGTTTTGATAGTGATGTATTTTTTAAAAAATATATAAAAGAATTAGATAAAGATACCCTAGAAGTATCACTAATTATTACCAAAATCCACTGCATTGCTTGTGTTTGGCTAAATCAAAAAGTATTAAATAATACAGATGGCATTATAGATATTTCTATTAATTATACAAACAACAAAGCAAAAATTATTTATGATAAAAATAAAATCACACTAAGCAAGATAATTACAATCATTCGCTCTATTGGCTATGATGCGACTATATATGATCCAAAAATGCTAGAAACACTAAATTTAAAAGAGAGAAAAGATTATTATACACGAATGATTGTTGGAATCTTTTGTGTTATGAATATTATGTGGATTGCAATAGCACAATATTTGGGATATTTTCTAGGTATTGATAGTGATATAAGAGATATTTTAAACATAGCTGGATTCTTATTATCTACGCCTGCATTGTTTTATAGTGGTTGGATTTTTTTTCGTGGTGGATATTATGGGCTAAAAAATGGATTTATTAATATGGATCTTTTAATTAGTGCAGGTTCTACTCTCACATATTTATATTCTATTTATGCTGCAATAACGCGTAGTGGTGAGACATATTTTGAATCTGTTGCAATGATTATTACTTTTATTTTGATTGGTAAATTCCTAGAAGTTCGTAGCAGGAAAAGTGCTGGCGATAAAATAGATAGTCTTTTTGATGAGATTCCAAGTTTTATAAATATAAAAAAAGATGGCAATATCATATCAATTAGCCCAGAAGAAGTTCAAATTGGTGATATTATTTGCGTTGCCCCAGGTCAAAAAATAATTATTGATGGAATCTTGCTTAGCAAAAAAGCATTGCTAGATTCTTCTATGCTTACAGGTGAGAGTATGTTTGTAAAAAAAGAAGAACATGATGAAATCTTATCTGGTAGTATAAATTTGGATTATCACATAGAATACAAAGCCCAAAAGAGTATGCAAGATTCTACGATGAATAGTATCATCAATCTAATAAAAGATTCTATTGATAAAAAGCCAGATATTCAAAATAAAGCAAATTCTATTTCATATGTTTTTAGCACCTTTGTTTTATCTATCGCTTTTATTACATTTATTTTATGGTGGTATTTTGTAGGGATTGATAAAGCTATTATTGTTAGTGTTTCAGTCATTATTATTGCTTGTCCTTGTGCGTTAGCTCTAGCCACACCAATTGCTACTATTGTAGGTATTACAGAGACTTATAAATATAAATTACTTTTTAAAGAAGCAAGAATCTTAGAGAGTTTTGCTAAGGTAAATACAATAATCTTTGATAAAACAGGCACGCTTACTTTTGGCACTCCAAAGGTTGTAAATCTAGAAATATTTGATGAATTTAATCATGGACTTTTAGCATATTTTGTTCGTCTTAATAATCACCCAATAAGCAAAGGTGTATTTGAGTATTTAAATGATGATTCTATATTTGTTTTAGATGATTTTAGATTGATAGAGCAAAAGGGCATACAAGCAAAACATGATGGAAATATTTTGCTTGGCGGAAGCGCTGCTTTTATGCAAGAACATGGGATAAAATGTGAAGAATCTGCAGATTTTTATATGAGTTTTTATTATGCAATAAATGATAAATTAGTTGCGCGATTTAGTCTTGAAGACAAACTAAAAGATAATGCAAAAGATGTGATAGATTATTTTAAAGCAAATGGTTTTAAAGTAGTGCTTTTAAGCGGTGATAGAAAAAGTGTTGTTTGTAAAATTGCTAAAAATCTTGGAATATCACAATATTATTATGAACAAAGTCCAAAAGATAAAAGTGATTTTATAGATTTATTGCATAAAGATGGCTATAAAAATGCCTTTGTAGGCGATGGTATAAATGATGCAATTGCATTAAATAAAAGTGATATAGCAATAAGTATGTGGAATGGAAGTGATATAGCAATACAATCTAGCGATATAGTTTTACTTGATGATAAGCTAAATAGCCTGATTTTGGCACATAAACTAGCATTAAAAACTTATAGCACTATAAAACAAAATATCGCAATAAGTATCATTTATAATTTACTTACAATTCCTCTTGCTTGCTTTGGATTTATCATCCCGCTTTTTGCAGCACTTTCTATGAGCTTTAGCTCTATTTTAGTTACTCTCAATTCACTAAAGATTTCAAAAACAAAACTATAA
- a CDS encoding c-type cytochrome, producing MKKLVLICLFSVASLMAADGAALYKKCAVCHGAAGDKIPPGSKATTTVNSLSKDKIVEDLKGYKAKTLNQFGAGPLMFAQAANLSEADMIALADYIVTLKK from the coding sequence ATGAAAAAGTTAGTTTTAATTTGTCTTTTTAGTGTGGCTAGTTTAATGGCAGCAGATGGTGCAGCATTGTATAAAAAATGTGCAGTTTGTCATGGTGCAGCTGGAGACAAAATTCCACCAGGTTCAAAAGCTACAACTACAGTTAATTCTCTATCAAAAGATAAAATTGTAGAAGATCTTAAAGGTTATAAAGCAAAAACTTTAAATCAATTTGGTGCTGGTCCTTTGATGTTTGCACAAGCTGCAAATTTAAGCGAAGCAGATATGATTGCTTTAGCTGATTATATTGTAACATTAAAAAAATAA
- the ispG gene encoding flavodoxin-dependent (E)-4-hydroxy-3-methylbut-2-enyl-diphosphate synthase yields MNRYKTKQICVGNVKIGGDAPISVQSMTFTKTKDIKATKEQIDRLQLAGCDIVRVAVSDEDDANALKELKKEISLPLVADIHFRYKLALKALQVVDCIRINPGNIGDKSRVKEIAKGCNEYKIPIRIGVNGGSLEKQFEQKYGPTPKGMIESALYNIKLLEDCGFDNIKVSLKASDVERTIAAYRMLRPLVVYPFHIGVTEAGSLYHSMIKSSMALGNLLLDGIGDTMRVSITGELEEEVNVAKSILKYSGRQKEGVTIISCPTCGRIEADLIKAVKIVEDKLKNIKAPLQISVMGCAVNALGEAKHADLAIAFGNKSGLIIKKGKILCKLDEDKILDVFLEEVQKAADEMAKQC; encoded by the coding sequence ATGAATAGATATAAAACTAAACAGATTTGTGTTGGAAATGTAAAGATTGGCGGTGATGCACCAATTAGTGTGCAAAGTATGACTTTTACTAAAACAAAAGATATAAAAGCTACAAAAGAGCAAATCGATAGATTGCAGCTTGCAGGATGTGATATAGTCCGCGTTGCAGTTAGTGATGAAGATGATGCAAATGCGCTAAAAGAGCTAAAAAAAGAGATTTCTTTGCCACTTGTAGCTGATATTCATTTTAGATACAAATTAGCACTTAAAGCTTTACAAGTTGTAGATTGCATAAGGATAAATCCAGGAAATATCGGTGATAAAAGTCGTGTAAAAGAGATTGCAAAAGGCTGTAATGAATATAAGATTCCAATTAGAATTGGTGTAAATGGAGGAAGTTTAGAGAAACAATTTGAGCAAAAATATGGTCCAACTCCAAAAGGTATGATTGAATCTGCTTTATATAATATAAAATTGCTTGAAGATTGTGGTTTTGATAATATTAAAGTTTCTCTCAAAGCAAGTGATGTTGAACGAACAATAGCTGCATATAGAATGCTTCGTCCTCTTGTTGTCTATCCATTTCATATAGGCGTAACAGAAGCAGGAAGTCTTTATCATTCTATGATAAAAAGCTCTATGGCATTAGGAAATTTATTACTTGATGGGATAGGTGATACGATGAGGGTATCAATAACAGGAGAATTAGAAGAAGAAGTAAATGTAGCAAAATCTATATTAAAATATTCAGGCAGACAAAAAGAAGGGGTAACAATCATATCTTGTCCAACATGCGGTAGGATTGAAGCGGATTTAATAAAGGCTGTAAAAATTGTAGAAGATAAATTAAAAAATATAAAAGCACCATTGCAGATTTCTGTAATGGGCTGTGCTGTAAATGCGCTAGGTGAGGCAAAACATGCAGATTTGGCTATAGCATTTGGCAACAAGAGCGGTCTTATTATCAAAAAAGGTAAGATATTGTGCAAATTAGATGAAGATAAGATTCTAGATGTATTTTTAGAAGAAGTGCAAAAAGCTGCAGATGAGATGGCTAAGCAATGTTAA
- a CDS encoding M3 family oligoendopeptidase, whose protein sequence is MSAIDKWNLESLFKNQNDLDGFVKKLQTQATSFEKKYSGKLSNSDDFEEVIGEYESLLEGIGRIMTYAFLLFAKDSSNGAYYAKYELIANKIQDSLIFFEIELTNLDSKIIDNAIKSSKKYKYFLEKLIEQKKYLLSKEEEKILLKVSPIGKEAFSRLFDEYMSSLKFKFDDKIISEEEILSKLHVDNRDIRKAAQKELTKRLDKSSHILKYIINIVRKDLRIKMDLRGYEKPESFRHIDNQISQKSVDSMIDIVVKNFPLVHKYYKIKSKILGIKKLKDYDRYAPINIGTKEATFPYEKAKKMVIESYTDFSPKFGKIVQDAFKDGWVDSHPIKNKRSGAFSHGATPHAHPYVLLNHTDGRRDVFTIAHEFGHAIHQELSKSVGYLNMDTPLTTAETASVFGEMLLFDKMKKELKGKELLSLYAGKIEDIFSTLFRQVVMTNFEREIHKRDGELQVSDLNEIWFNENKKMFEDSLFLSDNYKLWWSYIPHFIHSPFYCYAYSYGQLLSLTLFGLYKSGNKDFVKKYTEFLSCGGSKTPSELVGIFGFDIEDDKFWEYGINEVKKILDEFSKIAKKN, encoded by the coding sequence ATGAGTGCGATTGATAAATGGAATCTAGAATCTTTATTTAAAAATCAAAATGATTTAGATGGTTTTGTAAAAAAATTACAAACACAAGCTACTTCATTTGAAAAAAAATATAGTGGCAAGCTATCTAATAGCGATGATTTTGAGGAGGTTATTGGAGAGTATGAGAGTTTGCTAGAGGGCATAGGTAGGATTATGACTTATGCTTTTTTGCTTTTTGCAAAAGATTCTAGCAATGGTGCTTATTATGCAAAATACGAGCTTATAGCAAACAAGATTCAAGATTCTTTGATTTTCTTTGAGATTGAGCTAACAAATCTTGATTCAAAAATTATAGATAATGCTATAAAATCAAGCAAAAAATATAAATATTTTTTAGAAAAATTAATAGAACAAAAAAAATATTTATTAAGCAAAGAAGAAGAAAAGATTCTCCTAAAAGTCTCACCTATTGGGAAAGAAGCTTTTAGCAGGCTATTTGATGAATATATGAGTTCTTTGAAGTTTAAATTTGATGATAAGATAATAAGCGAGGAAGAGATATTATCAAAATTGCATGTTGATAATAGAGATATTAGAAAAGCAGCACAAAAAGAGCTTACAAAAAGATTAGATAAATCATCACATATTTTAAAATATATTATAAATATCGTGCGAAAAGATTTGAGAATAAAAATGGATTTAAGAGGCTATGAAAAGCCAGAATCTTTTCGTCATATCGATAATCAAATAAGCCAAAAAAGTGTTGATAGCATGATTGATATCGTGGTAAAAAACTTTCCATTAGTGCATAAATACTACAAGATAAAATCTAAGATTCTAGGGATTAAAAAGCTAAAAGATTATGATAGATATGCTCCAATTAATATAGGCACAAAAGAAGCAACTTTTCCTTATGAAAAAGCAAAAAAAATGGTAATAGAATCTTATACGGATTTTTCTCCTAAATTTGGTAAAATCGTGCAAGATGCTTTTAAAGATGGCTGGGTAGATTCTCATCCTATAAAAAACAAAAGAAGTGGGGCATTTTCACATGGTGCTACGCCTCATGCTCACCCATATGTATTATTAAATCATACAGATGGAAGAAGGGATGTATTTACTATCGCACATGAATTTGGACATGCAATTCATCAAGAATTATCAAAAAGCGTTGGATATTTAAATATGGATACGCCTCTTACTACGGCAGAAACTGCATCTGTATTTGGTGAAATGCTTTTATTTGATAAGATGAAAAAAGAGCTAAAAGGAAAAGAACTACTAAGCCTTTATGCAGGTAAAATTGAAGATATATTTTCTACTTTATTTCGCCAAGTAGTTATGACAAATTTTGAGCGAGAGATTCACAAAAGAGATGGTGAGTTGCAAGTAAGCGATTTGAATGAAATTTGGTTTAATGAGAATAAAAAAATGTTTGAAGATTCTCTATTTTTAAGTGATAATTATAAATTATGGTGGAGTTATATTCCACATTTTATTCACTCTCCATTTTATTGCTATGCTTATAGTTATGGTCAGTTATTGTCACTTACTTTATTTGGATTATATAAAAGTGGAAATAAGGATTTTGTAAAAAAATATACAGAATTTTTATCTTGTGGTGGGTCAAAAACTCCAAGTGAGCTTGTAGGAATCTTTGGCTTTGATATAGAAGATGATAAATTTTGGGAATATGGTATTAATGAGGTTAAAAAGATTCTAGATGAATTTAGCAAAATCGCTAAAAAAAATTAA